A stretch of the Poseidonibacter antarcticus genome encodes the following:
- the guaA gene encoding glutamine-hydrolyzing GMP synthase yields the protein MKHVPIIVLDFGSQYTQIIARKLRESGVYSEIVPYSESIEDIMARTPKGIILSGGPASVYAEDSYHPDTTIFELGLPILGICYGMQLISQHFGGSVIPADHHEYGKAKLNFEKETAIFKDTTDGQTVWMSHGDRVEKIPAGFEKIATSENSPFAAIADIHRNIYAFQFHPEVYHSDEGAKLLKNFAKHICDCESTWNMGSFAKEQIAKIKEQVGDKKVLCGVSGGVDSSVVATLLAEAIGDQLIPVFVDNGLLRANERPQVEAMFAARGVPLITVDASEEFLSKLEGITDPERKRKIIGETFIEVFDKEAKKHDGIEFLAQGTLYTDVIESVSVKGPSKTIKSHHNVGGLPDWMTFELIEPLREIFKDEVRLLGLELGLPKDMIGRHPFPGPGLAIRIMGDVNKPDLEILREADVIMLDVLRSTGYYDKTWQAFTVLLNVKSVGVMGDNRTYDNTVCVRIVEATDGMTATFAYIPHDILETISRRIINEVDGINRVVYDISSKPPATIEWE from the coding sequence ATGAAACATGTACCAATCATAGTATTAGATTTTGGTAGTCAATACACGCAAATTATTGCAAGAAAACTTAGAGAATCAGGTGTTTATTCTGAAATAGTACCTTATTCTGAGAGTATAGAAGATATTATGGCTAGAACTCCTAAAGGAATTATTCTTTCAGGTGGTCCAGCTTCTGTTTATGCTGAAGATTCTTATCATCCTGATACTACAATTTTTGAACTTGGTCTTCCAATTTTAGGAATTTGTTATGGAATGCAACTTATTTCACAACACTTTGGTGGTTCTGTAATTCCTGCTGATCATCACGAATATGGTAAAGCAAAATTAAATTTTGAAAAAGAAACTGCAATTTTTAAAGATACAACAGATGGTCAAACTGTTTGGATGTCTCATGGAGATAGAGTTGAAAAAATTCCAGCAGGTTTTGAAAAAATTGCAACTAGTGAAAATTCTCCATTTGCAGCAATTGCAGATATTCATAGAAATATCTATGCTTTCCAATTTCACCCAGAAGTTTATCATTCAGATGAAGGTGCAAAACTTCTTAAAAATTTTGCTAAACATATTTGTGATTGTGAATCTACATGGAATATGGGTTCTTTTGCAAAAGAACAAATCGCAAAAATTAAAGAACAAGTTGGTGATAAAAAAGTATTATGTGGTGTTTCAGGTGGTGTTGATTCATCAGTTGTAGCAACTCTTTTAGCAGAAGCTATTGGTGATCAACTAATCCCTGTATTTGTTGATAATGGACTTTTAAGAGCAAATGAAAGACCTCAAGTTGAAGCAATGTTTGCTGCTCGTGGTGTTCCTCTTATTACCGTAGATGCTAGTGAAGAGTTCTTAAGTAAATTAGAAGGTATTACAGATCCTGAAAGAAAAAGAAAAATCATTGGTGAAACATTTATTGAAGTATTTGATAAAGAAGCAAAAAAACACGATGGAATCGAATTTTTAGCACAAGGAACTTTATATACTGATGTTATTGAATCTGTATCTGTTAAAGGACCTTCAAAAACTATCAAATCACATCATAATGTTGGTGGACTTCCTGATTGGATGACATTTGAATTAATCGAACCATTAAGAGAAATCTTCAAAGATGAAGTAAGACTTTTAGGATTAGAGCTTGGACTTCCAAAAGATATGATAGGAAGACATCCTTTCCCTGGACCAGGACTTGCTATTAGAATTATGGGTGATGTTAATAAACCTGATTTAGAAATTTTAAGAGAAGCTGATGTTATTATGTTAGATGTTTTAAGATCAACAGGTTACTATGATAAAACTTGGCAAGCATTTACAGTTTTACTAAACGTAAAATCAGTAGGTGTAATGGGTGATAATAGAACTTATGACAACACAGTTTGTGTAAGAATCGTAGAAGCAACAGATGGAATGACAGCAACTTTTGCATATATTCCTCATGATATTTTAGAAACAATTTCAAGAAGAATTATCAACGAAGTTGATGGAATCAACAGAGTTGTATATGATATTTCATCTAAACCACCTGCAACAATAGAGTGGGAATAA
- the nhaD gene encoding sodium:proton antiporter NhaD, whose product MLKLLMTLLLTTVSLFASTASTGEIPDITMTWAGFACLFIFVIGYYFVAAEEKYEIDKAKPALFIGTFMFMLVAAYYALNSLDMGLVHTQAEHLILEIAEIFFFLFVAMTYIESLIHMSVFDALKYSLVSKGYTYRKLFWVTGILAFFISPIADNLTTALILSTVLITIEKTRKDFLVPGAINIVVAANAGGAWSPFGDITTLMAWTAGKGAFTDFLFLLPASILGYLVTAFILSRFVPNEVPEFDVTKEIKPKMSEGAKVVMFLGVFTIFCAVMSHQLLHLPAMWGMMFGLSLLKMYSYGLKRKHGVDHFNIFESMSKIENNTLMFFFGILAAVGALYFIGWLGLAAIVYDPSVLGPTMSNIGVGFLSAIVDNVPVMSAVLKANPSMGLEQWMLVTLTAGVGGSLISFGSAAGVGVMGKLHGIYTFGSHMKYAWVILIGYVVSITVWYVQYQVLGIGH is encoded by the coding sequence ATGTTAAAATTATTAATGACTTTACTGTTAACAACAGTTTCGTTATTCGCAAGTACAGCTAGTACAGGGGAAATCCCTGATATTACAATGACATGGGCTGGATTTGCATGTTTATTTATTTTTGTAATTGGGTACTATTTTGTAGCAGCAGAAGAAAAATATGAAATAGATAAGGCAAAACCTGCTTTATTTATAGGTACTTTTATGTTTATGTTAGTTGCAGCATATTATGCTTTAAATAGCTTAGATATGGGATTGGTTCATACACAAGCTGAGCATCTTATTTTAGAAATTGCTGAGATATTCTTTTTCTTGTTTGTTGCTATGACATATATTGAATCATTAATTCATATGAGTGTATTTGATGCATTAAAATATAGCCTAGTTTCAAAGGGATATACATATAGAAAATTATTCTGGGTAACTGGAATTTTAGCATTCTTTATTTCTCCTATTGCAGATAACTTAACAACGGCACTTATTTTATCAACTGTATTAATTACTATTGAAAAAACTAGAAAAGATTTCTTAGTACCAGGTGCTATTAATATTGTTGTTGCAGCAAATGCTGGTGGTGCTTGGTCACCATTTGGTGATATTACTACTCTTATGGCATGGACAGCAGGAAAAGGAGCCTTTACTGACTTCTTATTTTTATTACCAGCATCTATCCTTGGATATTTAGTAACAGCATTTATTCTTTCAAGATTTGTGCCAAATGAAGTTCCAGAATTTGATGTTACAAAAGAAATAAAACCAAAAATGTCAGAAGGTGCTAAAGTTGTAATGTTCTTAGGTGTATTTACAATCTTCTGTGCAGTTATGTCTCATCAATTATTACATTTACCTGCTATGTGGGGAATGATGTTTGGTTTATCATTATTAAAAATGTATTCTTACGGTTTAAAAAGAAAACATGGTGTAGATCACTTTAATATATTTGAGTCAATGTCAAAAATTGAAAATAACACTTTAATGTTTTTCTTTGGTATTTTAGCAGCAGTAGGTGCATTGTACTTTATTGGTTGGTTAGGATTAGCGGCAATAGTTTATGATCCTTCAGTATTAGGACCTACAATGTCAAATATTGGTGTTGGTTTCCTTTCTGCTATAGTTGATAATGTTCCTGTTATGTCAGCTGTTTTAAAAGCAAATCCAAGTATGGGACTTGAGCAATGGATGCTTGTTACTTTAACAGCAGGTGTTGGTGGATCTTTAATCTCATTTGGTTCAGCAGCAGGTGTTGGTGTTATGGGTAAACTTCATGGTATATATACATTTGGTTCACATATGAAATATGCTTGGGTTATTTTAATTGGGTATGTTGTTTCTATTACAGTTTGGTATGTTCAATATCAAGTATTAGGAATTGGACACTAA
- the nadB gene encoding L-aspartate oxidase, translating to MVYDYIIIGTGVAGLNAARLIPKDKKVLVLCKKSPWDCNTFWAQGGIATAVDDEDIPSHIQDTLTAGVDYNDKKAVELLSRKSLLAVKNLISSGLKFDLNAKGKLAFTKEAAHSRSRILHADGDATGRMTHLFLIQQCKHEIVTNVVVNDLLIQDDICYGVQFFTSETEQRVVYANNTIIASGGIGSLYKYHTNSTAIAGEIQGIISHKGLSLKDMEMMQFHPTVVKGTHFARKPLLSEALRGEGAHIVDENGYRFLKDYHEDGELAPRDVVSRSIFDYNQKTGLGIFLSFEEFEKEAFKKRFPNIYANLKDLGYDLPFEQVPISPAFHYAMGGIETTLDAKVKGMKNLYAVGEAACTGVHGANRLASNSLLEGLVFSQIAVEDSLKNNFKISQENYTKSIKSYVRNQKIDKDIKNNLRQIMWKSVAIVRDPKELEKALSQINEYLKQDVGRLLFLRLLTARSILQAALKRKESLGAHYIKEN from the coding sequence ATGGTATACGATTATATAATTATAGGAACAGGTGTTGCTGGTTTAAATGCTGCAAGACTGATTCCTAAAGACAAAAAAGTTTTAGTATTATGTAAAAAGTCTCCTTGGGACTGTAATACTTTTTGGGCGCAAGGCGGAATAGCTACAGCAGTTGATGATGAAGATATTCCTTCACACATTCAAGATACTCTAACTGCTGGTGTAGATTATAATGATAAAAAAGCAGTTGAATTATTAAGTAGAAAATCTTTACTTGCTGTAAAGAATTTAATAAGTTCAGGTTTAAAATTTGACTTAAATGCTAAAGGTAAATTAGCTTTTACAAAAGAAGCTGCACATAGTAGAAGTAGAATTCTTCATGCTGATGGAGATGCAACAGGACGAATGACACATTTGTTTTTAATACAACAATGTAAACATGAGATTGTAACTAATGTAGTTGTGAATGATTTATTAATTCAAGACGATATTTGTTACGGTGTTCAATTTTTTACAAGTGAAACAGAACAAAGAGTTGTTTATGCCAATAATACTATTATTGCTAGTGGTGGAATTGGTTCATTGTATAAATATCATACAAACTCAACTGCAATTGCAGGTGAGATTCAAGGTATTATTTCGCATAAAGGTTTAAGCCTTAAAGATATGGAAATGATGCAATTTCATCCTACAGTTGTAAAAGGAACGCATTTTGCAAGAAAACCTTTATTATCAGAAGCATTAAGAGGTGAGGGTGCTCATATCGTAGATGAAAATGGTTATAGATTTTTAAAAGATTATCATGAAGATGGAGAATTAGCACCAAGAGATGTAGTTTCTCGTTCTATTTTTGATTATAATCAAAAAACAGGATTAGGTATTTTCTTATCATTTGAAGAGTTTGAAAAAGAAGCTTTCAAAAAAAGATTCCCAAATATTTATGCTAATTTAAAAGATTTAGGTTATGACTTACCTTTTGAACAAGTTCCTATTTCACCTGCATTCCATTATGCAATGGGAGGAATTGAAACTACACTTGATGCAAAAGTTAAGGGTATGAAAAACTTATATGCTGTAGGTGAAGCAGCTTGTACTGGAGTTCACGGTGCAAATAGATTAGCTTCAAACTCTTTATTGGAAGGATTAGTTTTCTCTCAAATAGCAGTTGAAGATTCTCTTAAAAATAATTTCAAAATATCACAAGAAAATTATACGAAAAGTATAAAATCATATGTGAGAAATCAAAAAATTGACAAAGATATCAAAAATAATCTAAGACAGATTATGTGGAAATCAGTTGCTATAGTAAGAGATCCAAAAGAATTAGAAAAAGCATTATCTCAAATTAATGAATATTTAAAACAAGATGTTGGAAGACTATTATTCTTAAGACTACTTACGGCAAGGTCAATATTACAAGCAGCTTTAAAGCGTAAAGAATCGCTTGGAGCACATTATATTAAGGAGAATTAA
- a CDS encoding DUF721 domain-containing protein, producing MKKLNEILSHLKKNPEFRKINTSTSIKKFIEVLPLKLKKGVKFAYIRTQTLYFVLTHPVYKMEFEYNKADIKSLLKMGNFDNVTEIAFFVSNKIEKKEKIKKEEPLFKERAKGSFYNQAKDGKIYEKFENIREIIRGS from the coding sequence ATGAAAAAATTGAATGAAATACTTAGTCATCTTAAAAAAAATCCTGAATTCAGAAAAATTAATACATCAACTTCAATTAAAAAATTTATTGAAGTGCTACCTCTAAAATTAAAAAAAGGAGTTAAATTTGCTTATATAAGAACGCAAACTTTGTATTTTGTATTAACCCATCCTGTTTATAAAATGGAATTTGAGTATAACAAAGCAGATATAAAATCATTATTAAAAATGGGAAATTTTGATAATGTTACAGAAATTGCTTTTTTTGTTTCTAATAAAATTGAGAAAAAAGAAAAGATAAAAAAGGAAGAACCTTTATTTAAAGAACGAGCAAAAGGTAGTTTTTATAATCAAGCAAAAGATGGTAAAATCTATGAAAAGTTTGAAAATATTCGAGAAATTATAAGAGGGTCTTAA
- a CDS encoding M48 family metallopeptidase — protein sequence MEFEHNIDSLVLTVKFENKRHIKHCYLRVINNNLIHIKANINFTYLDALELLERKKNWLIKALSHINQTQLNDDEFLYFGEIKKLYDYKIKNIDKFYRESIEKVIPSLVEKYSKLMNLYPTSIKYRKNKRTWGSCNYKNGLNFNTQLCKFPIEIAQYVVVHELAHIKHKNHSKKFWNLVECYCPDYKEREKLFKTLL from the coding sequence TTGGAATTTGAACATAATATTGATTCTTTGGTACTTACTGTTAAGTTTGAGAATAAAAGGCATATAAAACATTGTTATTTAAGGGTTATTAATAATAATTTAATACATATAAAAGCTAACATAAATTTTACATATCTTGATGCTTTAGAATTATTAGAAAGAAAAAAGAATTGGCTAATAAAGGCTTTAAGTCATATAAATCAGACACAATTGAATGATGATGAATTTTTATATTTTGGTGAGATAAAAAAATTATATGATTACAAAATTAAAAATATTGATAAATTTTATAGAGAAAGTATAGAAAAAGTAATTCCAAGTCTTGTAGAAAAGTACTCAAAACTAATGAATCTTTATCCAACCTCAATTAAATATAGAAAAAACAAAAGAACGTGGGGTTCGTGTAATTATAAAAATGGATTAAATTTTAATACACAGCTTTGTAAATTTCCAATAGAAATTGCTCAATATGTTGTAGTTCACGAATTAGCACATATCAAACATAAAAATCACTCCAAAAAGTTTTGGAATTTAGTTGAATGTTATTGCCCAGATTATAAAGAAAGAGAGAAATTATTTAAGACCCTCTTATAA
- a CDS encoding pyridoxal phosphate-dependent aminotransferase: MKIANRMENLSPSVTMAITALARELKAQGKDILSFSAGEPDFDTPEVIKQAAIKAITEGYTKYTAVEGITQTKQAIINKLKRDHNLDYSLDNIIVSNGAKHSLFNLFQVLIEKGDEVIIPAPYWVTYPEQVKYSDGVPVIIETEDTNNFKITAEQLKNAITEKTRILLINTPSNPTGAVYTKEELEAIAEVLKGTDILVLSDEMYEKIIYDGKKFTALAQISEDMYQRTVTINGLSKAAAMTGWRFGYLASPKTELIKAMIKLQGQVTSNVNSITQYAAIPALEGEADDTMEIMRKEFEKRRNIAVKSFNEIKGLRTLNPDGAFYLFVNIKDVSNDSIKFCADLLEQKGVALVPGLAFGTEGYIRFSFATDLKTIEEGIKRIKEFVENK, from the coding sequence ATGAAAATTGCAAACAGAATGGAAAACTTATCTCCATCGGTAACTATGGCAATTACAGCTCTTGCAAGAGAACTGAAAGCTCAAGGTAAAGATATATTAAGTTTTAGTGCAGGTGAACCAGATTTTGATACACCAGAAGTTATTAAACAAGCAGCTATAAAAGCTATAACTGAAGGTTACACAAAATACACTGCAGTAGAAGGTATAACGCAAACCAAACAGGCAATCATTAATAAGTTAAAAAGAGATCACAATTTAGATTATAGTTTAGATAATATCATAGTTAGTAATGGTGCGAAACATTCATTATTTAATCTTTTTCAAGTATTAATTGAAAAAGGTGATGAAGTAATTATTCCTGCTCCATATTGGGTTACTTATCCTGAACAAGTAAAATATTCTGATGGTGTTCCAGTGATTATTGAAACAGAAGATACAAATAATTTTAAAATTACAGCAGAGCAATTAAAAAATGCAATAACTGAAAAAACTAGAATTCTTTTAATAAATACTCCATCTAATCCAACAGGTGCTGTTTATACAAAAGAAGAATTAGAAGCAATAGCTGAAGTTTTAAAAGGTACTGATATTTTAGTATTATCAGATGAAATGTATGAAAAAATCATATATGATGGTAAAAAATTTACTGCACTTGCACAAATATCTGAAGATATGTATCAAAGAACAGTTACTATTAACGGTTTAAGTAAAGCAGCAGCTATGACAGGTTGGAGATTTGGTTATTTAGCAAGTCCTAAAACTGAACTTATAAAAGCTATGATTAAATTACAAGGTCAAGTAACTTCAAATGTAAACTCAATCACTCAATACGCAGCAATCCCTGCACTTGAAGGTGAAGCTGATGATACAATGGAAATTATGAGAAAAGAGTTTGAAAAAAGAAGAAATATTGCAGTTAAATCTTTTAATGAAATCAAAGGTTTAAGAACTCTTAATCCAGATGGTGCATTTTATTTATTTGTAAATATTAAAGATGTTTCAAATGATTCTATAAAATTTTGTGCAGATCTACTAGAACAAAAAGGTGTCGCTTTAGTACCAGGTCTTGCATTTGGAACTGAAGGATATATTAGATTTTCTTTTGCTACAGACTTAAAAACAATCGAAGAAGGAATCAAAAGAATCAAAGAGTTTGTAGAAAACAAATAA
- a CDS encoding cation diffusion facilitator family transporter, producing the protein MTLQKKATVVSTSVAALLTVIKLIIGIASGSVAVLASAIDSILDMFVSIFNYFAISNSEKPADNEFNYGRGKIEALASVVEGTIITVSGLFLLYQAIQKAINGEVSQYMGTSIIVMIISLVITVFLVIYLNKVAKKTNSMVIKADALHYKTDVYSNVAVLVSLLLVNFTGYEIIDVLVGSGIALFIIYSSYELIHDGILVLLDRAVDHDVVNKIEAIIKNNDNVNTYHLLKTREAGHQTFVEVHLVFNCIITLMDAHRASDKIEQEIEDLDKNRDWIINIHMDPYDDFTINGEK; encoded by the coding sequence ATGACTCTTCAAAAAAAAGCTACGGTCGTATCAACATCAGTTGCGGCCCTTCTTACAGTTATCAAACTTATAATTGGAATAGCTAGTGGATCTGTTGCTGTTTTAGCTTCAGCAATAGATTCTATTCTAGATATGTTTGTCTCAATTTTTAATTATTTTGCAATATCAAACTCTGAAAAACCAGCAGACAATGAATTTAACTATGGTAGAGGAAAAATAGAAGCCCTAGCTTCTGTTGTAGAAGGTACAATAATTACTGTATCTGGACTATTTTTACTTTATCAAGCCATACAAAAAGCAATAAATGGTGAAGTTTCACAATATATGGGAACATCAATTATTGTTATGATTATATCTCTTGTAATCACTGTTTTCTTGGTAATTTACTTAAATAAAGTTGCAAAAAAAACAAACTCAATGGTTATAAAAGCAGATGCACTTCACTATAAAACAGATGTTTATTCAAATGTTGCCGTATTAGTATCACTACTTCTAGTTAACTTCACAGGATATGAAATAATCGATGTTCTAGTAGGTAGTGGTATTGCATTGTTTATTATTTATTCTTCTTATGAGTTAATTCATGATGGAATATTGGTACTATTAGATAGAGCTGTTGATCATGATGTTGTTAATAAAATCGAAGCTATTATCAAAAATAATGATAATGTTAATACATATCACCTTCTAAAAACAAGAGAAGCAGGTCATCAGACTTTTGTAGAAGTGCACTTGGTTTTTAACTGTATTATTACTCTAATGGATGCACATAGAGCTAGTGATAAAATTGAACAAGAAATAGAAGACTTAGATAAAAATAGAGATTGGATTATCAATATCCATATGGATCCTTATGATGATTTTACAATCAATGGTGAAAAGTAA
- a CDS encoding rhodanese-like domain-containing protein has product MMKILFIFMIFVSVIFADTQINYNTAKLYKEDISSSTAYKMQQKGALLIDVRTKVEFEESRAKNSINIPIFKDQNGKRVFNKAFLNEVYQASNRNLNKKILLICRSGSRTKVASNILAQQGFKDIYNIQYGFQYDWLKVGLPTQR; this is encoded by the coding sequence ATGATGAAAATTTTATTTATCTTTATGATTTTTGTATCCGTAATCTTTGCAGATACACAAATAAACTACAACACTGCAAAGCTTTATAAAGAAGATATTTCCTCAAGCACAGCTTATAAAATGCAACAAAAAGGTGCTTTATTAATTGATGTAAGAACAAAAGTAGAATTTGAAGAATCAAGAGCAAAAAACTCTATAAATATTCCAATCTTTAAAGACCAAAATGGAAAAAGAGTCTTTAATAAAGCATTCTTAAATGAAGTCTATCAAGCATCAAATAGAAACCTAAACAAAAAAATTCTACTAATCTGTAGAAGTGGTTCAAGAACAAAAGTTGCAAGTAATATCCTAGCACAACAAGGTTTTAAAGACATTTACAATATACAATATGGATTTCAATATGATTGGTTGAAAGTTGGTTTACCTACACAAAGGTAA